The Cygnus olor isolate bCygOlo1 chromosome 2, bCygOlo1.pri.v2, whole genome shotgun sequence genome contains the following window.
GGAGCTAACGACTCCGGCCATCAGTGGGGGAAAGCCTGAGCCTACAAACAGTCGCATCAGGAAAAGGGCTCGGCACGCCTCCAAGTGCACTTTCCTCGGGTGAAGCTGAGCCCAAAGGTGGGAAGGGACCAGCAAGCGGACATAAATGCCTTTTCCAGCGCCACTTTTGCGTGTAATACTGCTGCAGGTTGCCAGAGCCCccgagctggggctgcccagggatcTGGAGCTGCCCAGGGATCCGTCCCCGCGTTGCTGCACTTGGTCGTGAAATCCGAGGgagttttcctttccccttcacCCCGCTTGTGCTTTCTGTAACACTTCGctcttttcacagtttttttcattgctgtcttAAAATATAACCTAACTGGTAATTACAATCTTGAgcaattcttctttttttctttctttctttctttctttctttctttttttttttttttttcctcgagggggaggaagaagggggagGCTATTTGTGGCCGGTAATCTTGCAGGAATGTGAAAGAGAGAGGGCAGAAATGAAATAGCCCTTTTCAGAGGAACTTCAGAGACGGGGCTCGGTccgctccctctccctcccccggttattttttttttgtacttggGGAATTGCCTTCACCTTCGGAGGGAGGGGAGATGGCCAGATAAAGCCCGGGGTGGGGCGGGGGAGGCACGGGAAGGGAGACCCGGTGGGGCGctaggaggagcaggaggagaggaggaggaggaggaggaggaggaattggaggaggaggaggaggaggagaggaggaggaggaggtgaggaggaggaggaagaagataaggaggggaggaggaagaagaggaggaggaagaagaggaggaggaagggaataggaggaggaggaagaggaagggaataggaggaggaggaagggaaccggaggaggaggaagggaagagggggaCCATCGTCCCCCCCGCGGCTcccggctccccgccgccccccctcCTCGCCCTTCCTCGCTCTTCATCCGACGTCTTCCTCGCCCTCCGCCGCCaggcgcagccccggccccccgccgaGGGGCGCCCGCCCGCTACCTGCAGCCGCACGACTCGACCACCATGTCCTCGTACTGCTTGTACACCACGTTGTTGCCCGCGTCGATGTAGAGGATGCTGATGGGAGTCAATTTGGTGGGCACGCAGCAGCTGGGCGGCGTGGAGCCGGGGTCCATGGAGTTCATCAGGGTCTGGATGATGGCGTGGTTGGTGGGCTCCAGGTGGGAGCGCAGCGGGAAGTCGCACACCCCCTCGCAGTGGTACGCCTCGTACTCCAGGGGGGCGATGATCCAGTcgtcccagcccagctccttgAAGTTGACGTGCAGCGGCTTCTTGCTGCAGCGCAGCCTCGCCTTCTTGCCGTGCCTCTTGCCGTGCCGGCTGGGCGAGGCGGTGCGGCGCTggcggggcggccggcggccggcgggaggaggaggaggaggaggcggcggtggaggagcccccagctctgcccgcAGCTCCCCGAGGAGGCTCCGCCGCCGGGAGCGGGTGAAGACCACCAGCAGCGCCCTCTCCTGAGGCGGCCTCGTCCCCCTGCCGAAGCCCAGGCCGCGCAGGTCCAGCCAGCGGCGGGGCGGAGGGGAGCCGCGGCCGGGCGAGGCGCGGAgctccaggcagagctgccGTCGGGGGCCGCTCCCCCCGCAGGCCCTGGCGCACGTCGAACACCTCCCAGCCGCCCGGCCGGGCCTCCAGGCTGCGGGAGCCCAGCGGCagaggggagaggcaggggaagaGCTGCAGGACGGGGGCGGCCGGAGGGGGcggagggggcggcgggcggccgcggggggggcggcggaaCAGGCGCAGCTCGgccccaccagctcctccttgTCCGAGAGGGTGGACACGTCGAACAGGTACTTCTGGCGCCTCAGGGGAGCGGGAGAGAGGTCGTCTGcggggggagaaaagagaattgaAAGGGAGTGCTCGGGGAGGGGGCGAGCTGAGGGGGGTacggggatggggagggagggagggcagggcgCCCCAAAACCACCCCGGAGGGACCCC
Protein-coding sequences here:
- the GDF6 gene encoding LOW QUALITY PROTEIN: growth/differentiation factor 6 (The sequence of the model RefSeq protein was modified relative to this genomic sequence to represent the inferred CDS: inserted 2 bases in 2 codons; deleted 1 base in 1 codon), coding for MNASRALLSAALLAGLLWDLPCCLPASLPAAEELAKGGRGRRAPRSPRESRQRQGGQPGGRAPPRAEPHEYMLSLFRTYSIAEKLGINASXFQSSKSANTITSFVDRGQDDLSPAPLRRQKYLFDVSTLSDKEELXGAELRLFRRPPRGRPPPPPPPPAAPVLQLFPCLSPLPLGSRSLEARPGGWEVFDVRQGLRGERPRRQLCLELRASPGRGSPPPRRWLDLRGLGFGRGTRPPQERALLVVFTRSRRRSLLGELRAELGAPPPPPPPPPPPAGRRPPRQRRTASPSRHGKRHGKKARLRCSKKPLHVNFKELGWDDWIIAPLEYEAYHCEGVCDFPLRSHLEPTNHAIIQTLMNSMDPGSTPPSCCVPTKLTPISILYIDAGNNVVYKQYEDMVVESCGCR